The following coding sequences lie in one Pseudoxanthomonas sp. SE1 genomic window:
- the nudC gene encoding NAD(+) diphosphatase: MPLTGFAFAGDTLDRADALRDDTDALTALWPAARVMLLDDDGRAMVDMDGALLAAEGASLGGGPGASLFLGLKDGVAWFAAHARHHAVQAPSWLDLRRAAAAWPAFTSGVFAMARALLHWQSSTRFCSACGGAITFRRAGYIAHCTQCGKDHYPRVDPAVIVAVSDGERLLLGRQASWPPRRYSVIAGFVEPGETLEQTVVREVLEETQVRVRDCRYLGAQPWPFPGALMLGFCADAEPDPPQVDGELEDARWFTFDEIDAALAGGDDKAGDGLLLSPSISIARALIEHWHAGMRAARYARIPDKTGH; encoded by the coding sequence ATGCCGCTTACCGGCTTCGCCTTCGCGGGCGATACGCTGGATCGCGCCGACGCGCTGCGCGACGACACCGATGCGCTGACCGCATTGTGGCCGGCCGCCCGCGTGATGCTGCTGGACGATGACGGGCGCGCCATGGTCGACATGGACGGTGCGCTGCTTGCAGCTGAAGGTGCGTCGCTCGGCGGGGGGCCGGGCGCGAGCCTGTTCCTGGGGCTGAAGGATGGCGTGGCATGGTTCGCCGCGCATGCCCGGCATCATGCGGTGCAGGCGCCGTCATGGCTGGATCTGCGGCGCGCGGCCGCCGCGTGGCCCGCCTTCACGTCCGGCGTGTTCGCCATGGCGCGGGCGCTGTTGCACTGGCAATCGTCTACAAGATTCTGCAGCGCCTGCGGCGGCGCCATCACGTTCCGCCGCGCCGGTTACATCGCCCATTGCACGCAGTGCGGAAAGGATCACTATCCGCGCGTGGATCCTGCCGTCATCGTGGCGGTCAGCGATGGCGAGCGCCTGCTGCTGGGTCGGCAGGCATCCTGGCCGCCGCGTCGCTACTCGGTCATTGCGGGTTTCGTGGAACCCGGCGAGACGCTGGAGCAGACCGTTGTCCGCGAGGTACTCGAAGAGACGCAGGTGCGGGTACGCGATTGCCGCTATCTCGGCGCACAGCCGTGGCCGTTCCCGGGCGCGCTGATGCTGGGCTTCTGCGCCGATGCAGAACCGGATCCGCCCCAGGTCGATGGCGAACTCGAGGACGCGCGCTGGTTCACGTTCGACGAGATCGATGCGGCACTCGCGGGTGGAGACGACAAGGCCGGCGATGGGTTGCTGCTGTCGCCGTCCATCTCGATCGCCCGCGCGCTGATAGAACACTGGCATGCCGGCATGCGCGCGGCACGCTACGCCAGGATCCCCGACAAGACCGGGCATTAA
- the bfr gene encoding bacterioferritin — protein MKGDAKVIEYLNKALYNELTAINQYFLHAKMLKNWGFKELAEHEYKESIDEMKHADKLSERILFLDGLPNFQALGKLRIGETPREILECDLALEQEALPLLREAIAYCESVADYVSRQLFANILDSEEEHIDWLETQLSVIDRIGEPNYLLTKLEGDD, from the coding sequence ATGAAAGGCGACGCCAAGGTCATCGAGTACCTCAACAAGGCGCTCTACAACGAGTTGACCGCCATCAACCAGTACTTCCTGCACGCCAAGATGCTCAAGAACTGGGGCTTCAAGGAACTGGCCGAGCACGAGTACAAGGAATCCATCGACGAGATGAAGCATGCCGACAAGCTGTCGGAGCGCATCCTGTTCCTTGATGGCCTGCCCAACTTCCAGGCGCTGGGCAAACTGCGCATCGGCGAAACCCCGCGCGAGATCCTGGAGTGCGATCTGGCGCTGGAACAGGAAGCGTTGCCGCTGCTGCGCGAGGCGATCGCGTACTGCGAATCGGTGGCCGATTACGTCAGCCGGCAGCTGTTCGCGAACATCCTCGATTCCGAAGAAGAACACATCGACTGGCTGGAAACGCAGCTGTCGGTGATCGACCGCATCGGCGAGCCGAATTACCTGCTGACCAAACTCGAAGGCGACGACTGA
- a CDS encoding DUF4126 domain-containing protein, whose protein sequence is MSEAHLFVIGILLAWMAGIRVYLTVFGLGLAGALGWLDLPPALQVTESWWVLGTSGALALTEFFADKIPGVDSGWDLLQTLARVPAGAFLAAATLSPDGQLSGGALAAGAGVALTSHLLKSGSRALMNTSPEPVSNWTASVAEDAVVVGGLAMAFAHPWIALFLVIGVSLLIALAVWWVWRSVSRGLKRLLQPAPSAPVSPPTSGP, encoded by the coding sequence ATGTCCGAAGCGCATCTTTTCGTAATTGGGATCCTGTTGGCATGGATGGCCGGGATCCGCGTCTATCTCACCGTTTTCGGGCTGGGCCTCGCCGGCGCGCTGGGCTGGCTGGATCTGCCGCCCGCCTTGCAGGTGACCGAATCCTGGTGGGTGCTGGGGACCTCCGGAGCGCTGGCGCTGACCGAATTCTTCGCCGACAAGATCCCGGGCGTGGACTCCGGCTGGGACCTGCTGCAGACCCTGGCCCGGGTGCCAGCAGGCGCGTTCCTCGCCGCCGCCACCCTGTCCCCGGATGGCCAGCTCAGTGGCGGGGCGCTGGCGGCGGGCGCCGGCGTGGCGCTCACCAGCCACCTGCTGAAGAGCGGCTCACGTGCCCTGATGAACACCTCGCCAGAGCCGGTCAGCAACTGGACCGCCTCGGTGGCGGAAGACGCCGTGGTCGTGGGCGGCCTCGCGATGGCCTTTGCGCACCCCTGGATTGCGTTGTTCCTTGTGATCGGTGTGTCGCTGCTCATCGCGCTGGCGGTCTGGTGGGTCTGGCGCAGCGTGTCGCGCGGACTGAAACGCTTGCTGCAGCCAGCGCCTTCAGCTCCCGTATCGCCCCCGACCTCCGGCCCGTGA
- a CDS encoding DUF6776 family protein has translation MNPQPVPPSVPPPRLVGWPVLIAVLAMALSFGGWGLWEVFARHAGEAPTAAQSREQQRRIEMLEQRSATLARSDQISRDANRDLQATLSERDEEIAGLRADVAFYERFVGATAQRRGLSVHELTLQPQDEQAWHFTATLTQNLNRGAVNAGRLLVSVEGTEAGKLRRLGWADLRQQPNAPGVPYSFKYFQQVEGDLLLPPGFKPVRVIARVVPQSGAAVEQSFPWAQAAAKEGAGEGSTGTR, from the coding sequence ATGAATCCCCAGCCCGTACCGCCAAGTGTGCCGCCGCCCCGGCTGGTGGGGTGGCCGGTGTTGATCGCCGTGTTGGCGATGGCGCTTTCGTTTGGCGGCTGGGGTCTGTGGGAAGTGTTCGCGCGTCATGCGGGCGAGGCTCCCACGGCCGCCCAGTCGCGCGAGCAGCAACGGCGCATCGAGATGCTGGAGCAGCGAAGCGCCACGCTGGCACGCTCGGACCAGATCAGCCGCGACGCCAACCGCGACCTGCAGGCGACGCTGTCCGAACGCGACGAGGAAATCGCCGGCCTGCGCGCCGATGTGGCCTTCTACGAACGTTTCGTCGGCGCCACCGCACAGCGCCGTGGCCTGTCCGTGCACGAGCTCACGCTGCAGCCGCAGGACGAGCAGGCGTGGCACTTCACCGCCACGCTCACCCAGAACCTCAATCGCGGTGCCGTGAACGCCGGCCGCCTGCTGGTATCGGTGGAGGGCACCGAGGCGGGCAAGCTGCGCCGCCTGGGGTGGGCCGATCTGCGGCAGCAGCCCAACGCGCCCGGCGTGCCGTATTCGTTCAAGTACTTCCAGCAGGTCGAAGGCGATCTGCTGCTGCCGCCGGGCTTCAAGCCCGTCCGTGTGATCGCCCGTGTGGTGCCGCAGAGCGGCGCCGCCGTCGAGCAATCGTTCCCGTGGGCGCAGGCGGCGGCCAAGGAAGGCGCGGGCGAAGGCAGCACCGGCACACGTTGA
- a CDS encoding (2Fe-2S)-binding protein, with translation MYVCICNGVTDRQIREAAAAGCTTVAELTMRTGAGANCGSCLDMAMDVLQAAQPVSREPLFPILTLSHAA, from the coding sequence GTGTACGTCTGCATCTGCAACGGCGTGACCGACCGCCAGATCCGTGAAGCCGCCGCCGCGGGATGCACCACCGTGGCCGAACTGACCATGCGCACGGGCGCGGGCGCCAACTGCGGCAGCTGCCTAGACATGGCGATGGACGTACTGCAGGCCGCGCAACCTGTGTCGCGTGAGCCGCTGTTTCCCATCCTGACGCTCTCGCACGCAGCCTGA
- a CDS encoding hybrid sensor histidine kinase/response regulator — protein MPTTGRTPVMPWVTAALAASSVASMGLHWAGIAGPWLPVALGTGAAGLAAAIATGLQSRSEARQRAGVQARAAMAESERDSLQRDLHRHDRLEQELMRAKQAAESAAMAKGEFLATMSHEIRTPLNGIVPMLEMLSRAPLAPDQREMLSTATASSHQLLRIVDDILDYSKLEANKLELEITGFNLRELLDSVLQLMYRPAENKGLRLSLQLDPAVRLPVRGDPVRLRQVLTNLVGNAIKFTDRGSVTLVVRRLGETAAQHLLRFEVRDTGIGIEEDARHRLFHSFSQADASTTRLYGGTGLGLAICRRIVDLMGGRIDVVSEIGRGSTFWFEVPLMKVIGDLRQRDNGALDHGRVLIVSPDARLRQRLTLLATNWGMQPMAVETTQEALDRLRMVSEQAQQDYLAVLADISGIRSTALALHRAIARRPSPDPLRLVWLYGDETVPTELHPRSTLLSRQSPDADLRAALTGAAPEHDPDVVAIAMEEIFPETGNPAPLPGPELPRTTDARELQAAAAPATHEAEAPVPGPEPAVVSAMRTEPRLLLVEDNPVNLLVAQKLLSALGFNCETAANGDIAIKRMQVEHFDLILMDCQMPVLDGYAATRRWRELEAQRTDGVPRLPIVAMTANAMAGDRQRCLDAGMDDYLAKPVSREQLESCLHRWLPDRMNFVLRNAALVPAAEPAPPVPAVATARAPAPSFPVLDQTMLEELREIAGDETTRIITIFLEDAPRLIGTLEKAAAVPDLDAMRDAAHTLKSSSANVGAMALSAAAKRVELGARARKLERPAVAVALVIAEYARARMALQGYAAQQLGRPLLPPTPATGQSSPSSLVSR, from the coding sequence ATGCCCACCACCGGACGGACGCCGGTGATGCCGTGGGTGACGGCGGCGCTTGCCGCGTCGTCGGTCGCATCGATGGGACTGCATTGGGCCGGCATCGCGGGTCCCTGGCTGCCCGTCGCACTCGGAACAGGCGCAGCGGGGCTGGCAGCGGCTATCGCCACCGGACTGCAATCGCGCAGCGAAGCCCGGCAGCGCGCCGGTGTGCAGGCGCGTGCGGCGATGGCCGAATCCGAACGCGACAGCCTGCAACGGGACCTGCATCGCCACGACCGGCTGGAGCAGGAGTTGATGCGCGCCAAGCAGGCCGCCGAATCGGCTGCGATGGCGAAGGGCGAATTCCTGGCCACGATGAGCCACGAGATCCGCACGCCGCTCAACGGCATCGTGCCGATGCTGGAGATGCTGTCGCGTGCGCCGCTGGCACCGGACCAGCGCGAGATGCTGAGCACAGCCACCGCCTCCTCGCACCAGTTGCTGCGGATCGTGGACGACATCCTCGACTACTCCAAACTCGAAGCGAACAAGCTGGAGCTGGAGATCACCGGGTTCAACCTGCGCGAGCTGCTCGACAGCGTGCTGCAGCTCATGTACCGCCCCGCGGAGAACAAGGGGCTGCGACTGAGCCTGCAACTGGATCCCGCGGTGCGCCTGCCGGTCCGTGGCGACCCGGTGCGGTTGCGCCAGGTGCTGACCAACCTGGTCGGCAACGCGATCAAGTTCACCGATCGCGGCTCGGTCACGCTGGTCGTGCGGCGGCTCGGCGAAACCGCCGCGCAGCATCTGCTGCGCTTCGAAGTGCGGGACACCGGCATCGGCATCGAAGAAGACGCGCGCCATCGCCTCTTCCATTCCTTCAGCCAGGCCGACGCGTCCACCACCCGACTGTACGGCGGCACTGGGCTTGGCCTGGCTATCTGCCGGCGCATCGTCGACCTGATGGGTGGCCGCATCGACGTGGTTTCGGAAATCGGGCGTGGTTCCACGTTCTGGTTCGAGGTCCCGCTGATGAAGGTCATCGGCGACCTGCGCCAGCGCGACAACGGTGCGCTGGACCATGGCCGCGTGCTGATCGTCTCGCCCGATGCACGACTGCGGCAGCGCCTCACCCTGCTGGCCACCAACTGGGGCATGCAGCCGATGGCGGTGGAAACCACGCAGGAAGCGCTGGACCGGCTGCGCATGGTCAGCGAACAGGCGCAGCAGGATTATCTGGCGGTGCTCGCCGACATCAGCGGCATCCGCAGTACCGCACTGGCGCTGCACCGCGCCATCGCACGTCGCCCATCGCCCGATCCGCTGCGCCTGGTCTGGCTGTACGGCGACGAGACCGTCCCGACCGAACTGCACCCGCGCAGCACGCTGCTGTCGCGGCAGTCGCCGGATGCGGACCTCCGTGCAGCGCTGACCGGTGCCGCGCCGGAACATGATCCGGACGTGGTCGCCATTGCCATGGAGGAGATATTTCCTGAAACCGGGAACCCGGCTCCGCTGCCTGGCCCCGAGTTGCCGCGAACAACCGACGCCCGTGAGCTGCAAGCAGCGGCCGCTCCCGCAACGCATGAGGCGGAGGCGCCCGTTCCGGGACCGGAACCCGCCGTCGTCAGTGCCATGCGCACCGAGCCCCGCCTGCTGCTGGTGGAAGACAATCCGGTCAACCTGCTGGTGGCGCAGAAGCTGCTGTCAGCACTGGGCTTCAATTGCGAGACCGCAGCCAATGGCGACATCGCCATCAAGCGCATGCAGGTGGAGCATTTCGACCTCATCCTGATGGACTGCCAGATGCCGGTACTGGACGGCTACGCCGCCACGCGGCGCTGGCGCGAGTTGGAGGCGCAGCGCACCGATGGCGTCCCCCGCCTGCCCATTGTCGCGATGACGGCCAATGCGATGGCCGGCGATCGCCAGCGCTGCCTGGACGCCGGCATGGACGACTATCTCGCCAAGCCGGTGTCGCGCGAGCAGCTGGAAAGCTGCCTGCACCGCTGGCTGCCGGACCGTATGAACTTCGTGCTGCGCAACGCTGCGCTGGTGCCTGCCGCAGAGCCGGCGCCGCCGGTCCCGGCTGTCGCCACCGCGCGCGCGCCGGCGCCGAGCTTTCCGGTGCTTGACCAGACCATGCTGGAGGAACTGCGCGAGATCGCAGGTGACGAGACCACGCGCATCATCACCATCTTCCTGGAAGACGCGCCACGCCTGATCGGTACGCTCGAGAAGGCGGCAGCAGTGCCCGACCTGGATGCCATGCGCGACGCCGCGCATACGCTCAAATCATCCAGCGCCAACGTGGGCGCGATGGCCTTGTCGGCCGCCGCCAAGCGCGTGGAACTGGGCGCCCGCGCCCGCAAGCTGGAGCGCCCGGCAGTCGCCGTGGCACTGGTCATCGCCGAGTACGCGCGCGCGCGCATGGCGCTGCAGGGCTACGCGGCGCAACAGCTCGGCAGGCCGCTGTTGCCGCCGACGCCAGCGACCGGTCAGTCGTCGCCTTCGAGTTTGGTCAGCAGGTAA
- a CDS encoding EAL domain-containing protein, whose translation MSAIDSTSRPQDEPSRSRLRAETPPAHYWRRWVDDAAPEDAAEPGAGEPVEMTSQSSTPPEPPASSVPPRAPVAATPAELPPEPVDPESPYRVLIVEDDRGQALFAQSVLHGAGMQADVQMQSDGLLDAMRRFRPDLVLMDLHMPGRDGMSLTMLLRQQPEYLHLPIVFLTGDPDPERQFEVLESGADDFLNKPIRPRHLIAAVSNRIQRARQRSQAQQAPRPSLNTDTGLPTRTFVLQQLGESLQRQGRGGLFFIEVNSALSLRERYGYAVFEHLMNQAGRQLAAAASPHPVARLNDNSFLMLADSVDEATLAALAQQLRDGLAGHDFETRPNEVLKLRGSIGYTALSLGFADAGSALEAIERAVLQARLKSDSLAEYVPAQVDDDAPRISLEDGQFELAYQPIVAVAGSDQAQYQVLLRMRQPDGSLLPASQVIPAAELAGGIAQIDHWVLEHALFVLAERQAVGPSLRLFVSQSPRSLARESHAPWLLDALRARGIEGTSLVIDLRLSDALIHTVTLRQFCQQLMPAGVQFCLSQFEPGVEADALLTQLPLGFVRVSSKYASAHADPVLRDQLRGIIDNAHRQGLQVIGQQIEDPQAAAAMWMGGVDFIQGNLVQAVGSELGFDFHNAVL comes from the coding sequence ATGTCCGCCATCGATTCCACATCCCGCCCGCAGGATGAGCCTTCACGCTCGCGCCTGCGCGCAGAAACCCCGCCGGCACATTATTGGCGCCGTTGGGTGGACGATGCCGCCCCCGAAGACGCGGCCGAACCCGGAGCCGGAGAGCCCGTCGAGATGACCAGCCAGTCCTCCACACCCCCCGAGCCGCCGGCGTCATCCGTACCTCCACGAGCCCCGGTCGCCGCGACGCCTGCTGAATTACCCCCTGAACCTGTCGATCCGGAATCGCCCTATCGCGTGCTGATCGTCGAAGACGACCGCGGCCAGGCGCTGTTCGCCCAGAGCGTGCTGCATGGCGCCGGCATGCAGGCCGATGTGCAGATGCAGTCCGATGGCCTGCTCGATGCCATGCGCCGCTTCCGTCCCGACCTGGTGCTGATGGACCTGCACATGCCCGGCCGGGATGGCATGTCGCTGACCATGCTGCTCCGGCAGCAGCCGGAATACCTGCACCTGCCGATCGTGTTCCTGACCGGCGACCCGGACCCGGAACGCCAGTTCGAGGTCCTGGAAAGCGGCGCGGACGACTTCCTCAACAAGCCCATCCGGCCCCGCCACCTGATCGCGGCGGTGTCCAACCGCATCCAGCGCGCGCGCCAGCGCAGCCAGGCCCAGCAGGCCCCGCGGCCCTCACTCAACACCGATACGGGCCTGCCCACCCGCACCTTCGTGCTGCAGCAACTCGGTGAGTCGCTGCAGCGGCAGGGACGTGGCGGGCTGTTCTTCATCGAGGTCAACAGCGCGCTGAGCCTGCGCGAGCGCTATGGCTATGCGGTGTTCGAGCACCTGATGAACCAGGCCGGGCGCCAGCTGGCTGCCGCTGCGTCGCCACACCCGGTGGCGCGCTTGAACGACAACAGCTTCCTGATGCTGGCCGACAGCGTCGATGAAGCAACCCTTGCCGCCCTGGCGCAGCAGTTGCGCGACGGGCTGGCCGGGCATGATTTTGAGACCCGCCCCAACGAAGTGCTCAAGCTTCGCGGCTCGATCGGCTACACCGCGTTGTCCCTCGGCTTCGCCGACGCCGGCAGCGCGCTGGAGGCGATCGAGCGTGCCGTGTTGCAGGCCCGCCTGAAGTCCGACAGCCTGGCCGAGTACGTCCCGGCCCAGGTCGACGACGACGCCCCGCGCATCTCGCTGGAGGATGGCCAGTTCGAGTTGGCCTACCAGCCGATCGTGGCCGTGGCCGGCAGCGACCAGGCGCAATACCAGGTGCTGTTGCGCATGCGCCAGCCCGACGGTTCCCTGCTGCCCGCGTCGCAGGTGATCCCGGCGGCCGAACTCGCGGGCGGCATCGCGCAGATCGACCATTGGGTGCTGGAACACGCGCTGTTCGTGCTGGCCGAGCGACAGGCGGTGGGACCGTCGTTGCGCCTGTTCGTCTCGCAGTCGCCGCGCTCGCTGGCGCGCGAGTCGCATGCTCCATGGCTGCTGGACGCGCTGCGCGCGCGCGGCATCGAGGGCACGTCGCTGGTCATCGACCTGCGCCTGTCCGACGCCCTGATCCATACCGTCACGCTGCGGCAGTTCTGCCAGCAGCTGATGCCGGCAGGCGTGCAGTTCTGCCTCAGCCAGTTCGAGCCCGGGGTGGAAGCCGACGCCCTGCTGACGCAGCTGCCGCTGGGTTTCGTGCGTGTTTCCAGCAAGTACGCCAGCGCCCACGCCGATCCGGTCCTGCGCGACCAGCTGCGCGGGATCATCGACAACGCCCACCGTCAGGGCCTGCAGGTGATCGGGCAGCAGATCGAAGATCCCCAGGCCGCAGCGGCCATGTGGATGGGCGGTGTCGACTTCATCCAGGGCAATCTGGTGCAGGCGGTCGGCAGCGAACTCGGTTTCGACTTCCACAACGCGGTGCTGTAA
- the erpA gene encoding iron-sulfur cluster insertion protein ErpA: MTTVVSLPTAAAVPDYQSIDRPLNFTPAAAAKVRELVQEEGNDALALRVYIQGGGCSGFQYGFEFDENRADDDVAVDTDGVSLLVDPLSLQYLMGAEVDYSESLQGAQFVIRNPNAKTTCGCGSSFSM; encoded by the coding sequence ATGACCACTGTCGTTTCACTGCCGACCGCAGCCGCCGTCCCGGACTACCAGTCCATCGACCGGCCGCTGAACTTCACGCCTGCCGCGGCGGCCAAGGTGCGCGAGCTGGTCCAGGAGGAAGGCAACGATGCCCTGGCCTTGCGCGTCTATATCCAGGGCGGCGGCTGTTCGGGCTTCCAGTACGGGTTCGAGTTCGACGAGAACCGTGCCGACGACGATGTAGCCGTGGATACCGATGGCGTGTCGCTGCTGGTCGATCCGCTGAGCCTGCAATACCTGATGGGCGCGGAAGTGGATTACAGCGAAAGCCTGCAGGGCGCGCAGTTCGTCATCCGCAATCCCAACGCCAAGACCACCTGCGGCTGCGGCAGCAGTTTCAGCATGTGA
- a CDS encoding polymer-forming cytoskeletal protein: MFKTKPIRPDVGAIDTLIGPQVTIRGDVVFSGGLYVEGHIQGKVIAETGERAVLTLAEQGSIEGEVQVPVVVINGRMTGDVHAFDRIELAAKARVQGNVHYKVVEMSAGAQLTGRLVHADALPAGLPSHDGAALPEAWATADA; encoded by the coding sequence ATGTTCAAGACCAAGCCCATCCGCCCCGACGTGGGCGCCATCGACACGCTCATCGGGCCGCAGGTCACCATCCGTGGCGACGTGGTGTTCAGTGGTGGTCTGTACGTGGAAGGCCATATCCAGGGCAAGGTCATCGCCGAGACCGGCGAGCGCGCCGTGCTGACGCTGGCCGAGCAGGGCAGCATCGAAGGCGAAGTGCAGGTGCCGGTGGTGGTCATCAACGGCCGCATGACCGGCGATGTGCACGCCTTCGACCGGATCGAACTGGCCGCAAAGGCCCGCGTGCAGGGCAACGTGCACTACAAGGTCGTCGAGATGAGCGCGGGCGCGCAGTTGACCGGGCGCCTGGTGCATGCGGATGCCCTGCCTGCGGGCTTGCCGTCGCATGACGGTGCCGCCTTGCCGGAAGCGTGGGCCACGGCCGACGCCTGA
- a CDS encoding DUF6776 family protein, with protein MSAPAPSRFRVVPRDAAVRRRGASLLFGLAWAGSLAVMWFAASYTAAPRLAKADANRIQAERELAVVRGELRSLRQRESTLTRSDQISRAANAEVQDALAERDEEIAALRADVAFYERLVGSTSQRKGLSVHVAEFAPEAGGTWRYQIMLTQTLNRGAISQGQMRFAVEGVREGKLAAVQWDELHQQRSAPGQTYSFRYFQQLDGNVMLPPGFTPQRVKVTLDGGDAAVEQAFDWKTATAAGGK; from the coding sequence ATGTCTGCACCTGCTCCATCTCGCTTCAGGGTTGTGCCGCGTGACGCGGCTGTGCGTCGTCGTGGAGCCTCCCTGCTGTTCGGCCTGGCGTGGGCGGGCAGTCTGGCGGTCATGTGGTTCGCCGCCAGCTACACCGCCGCGCCGCGATTGGCGAAGGCCGATGCCAATCGCATACAGGCGGAACGTGAACTGGCCGTGGTGCGTGGCGAACTGCGCAGCCTGCGCCAGCGCGAGTCCACGCTGACCCGCTCCGATCAGATCAGCCGCGCGGCCAATGCCGAAGTGCAGGATGCGCTCGCCGAACGCGATGAAGAGATCGCCGCGTTGCGTGCCGATGTGGCGTTCTATGAGCGTCTGGTCGGTTCGACCAGCCAGCGCAAGGGCCTGAGCGTGCATGTGGCCGAATTCGCACCTGAGGCGGGCGGCACCTGGCGTTACCAGATCATGCTGACGCAGACGCTGAACCGGGGTGCGATCAGCCAGGGCCAGATGCGCTTCGCCGTGGAGGGCGTGCGTGAAGGCAAGCTGGCCGCGGTGCAGTGGGACGAACTGCACCAGCAACGCAGCGCGCCGGGACAGACCTACTCTTTCCGATATTTCCAGCAGTTGGATGGCAACGTGATGCTGCCGCCCGGGTTCACGCCACAGCGCGTCAAGGTGACGCTGGATGGCGGAGACGCGGCGGTGGAGCAGGCCTTCGACTGGAAGACCGCCACAGCCGCAGGAGGCAAGTGA